The genomic DNA GGCATCAGTCTGCTCAAGCTGGCAATCGGGTTCCCGTTGCCCATTTTATTTGCTTTGTTCCTGAACGAAATCCGGTCTACGCGGTTTAAAAAGTCCATTCAGACAATTTCGTATCTTCCTCATTTTTTATCATGGGTTATTCTTGGCGGGATCTTAACGACGTGGCTGGCAGATACCGGGATGATCAATCATCTGTTGCTGGCTTGGGGCTGGATCGAACAGCCAATCAGTTATTTGGCGGAGCCGAGCTACTTTTGGGCCATTGTCGTCAGCTCGGATATCTGGAAGGAGCTTGGATGGTCGGCCATTATTTATTTGGCAGCCATGGCGGGTGTATCGACGGATATGTATGAAGCGGCGACCATTGACGGAGCTGGACGGTTTCAGAAAATGTGGTACGTCACGCTTCCTGCGATCAAGGGCACGATATCCATTTTGTTTATTTTGGCGGTCAGCGGGATATTGAACTCTAACTTTGACCAGATTCTCGTATTACGTAACTCACTGAATGAAAGCGCAAGTAATGTTGTGGATATTTATGTATATCAGGTGGGCATACAGCAGGGGCGCTTCTCATATTCGACCGCAGTGGGGTTGCTGAAATCGGTTCTTGCTCTTATTTTGCTGATGATCGCCAATTCGGTCACCAAGCGGATTAATAATACATCCCTATTCTGAAGGAGGACGACTGCATGCAGCTATTGCAACGCAAAACGACAGGCGAAGCGATATTCGATGTCGTGAACAGCGTCTTCATGCTGATCATATGTTTTGTAACGTTGTATCCGGTGTGGTACGTGCTGGTGAACTCCTTTAACGAAGGAGCAGACGCCATGCGGGGTGGTATTTACTGGTGGCCGAGAGTATTTAGTCTGGGCAGCTATCAGGCCGTGTTTGCGAACAACGGTATTATGACCGCGATGGGGGTGACCATTACCAAGACGGTAATCGGCACGATTGTACATGTGTTTTTTACCGCCATGATTGCATATGCATATTCCCGTAGGGAGCTGATTGGGCGCAAGCTGTATATGCTGATCGGTACGATAACCCTGTTTTTCGGCGGGGGATTGATTCCGACGTATTTGCTGATACGTGATCTCGGGCTGTTGGACAGCTTTTGGGTGTATATTATTCCGGCGATGTTCAGCTTTTTTGATCTTATAATTTTTATGGCTTTTTTCCGGGAGCTGCCGGATGCATTGGAGGAAGCGGCGAAAATAGACGGGGCGAACGATTTCAGTATCTTTTGCCGGATTGTGCTTCCCGTATCCATGCCCGTGGTAGCGACGATTGCGCTTTTTCATGGGGTGTACCAGTGGAACGATTATTTTACCGGAATGATCTATATCAATAATACGGACCTTCAGCCGATTCAGACGTATTTGTACCGTGTTGTTGCCCAATCCAGCTCTAATCAGATGATGTCTGCTGCACCGGGGATTGTTGCCCAGTCCGTCACTTCGCAGTCGATCAAGCTGGCGACGATGGTTGTGACGACACTACCGATTGTACTGGTATATCCTTTTCTGCAAAAATATTTCGTCAAGGGTCTGATGATCGGCTCGATCAAAGGATAGCACATCATCCAAGGGGGAGATTTATGATGAACATTCGCAAATGGCAGAAGGGGCTGCTGGCTGCCGTTCTGCTGGCGGGTTCGCTCGCAGCATGTACGTCCGGAGGAGGCGGAGCTGTCACGGAATTGAAGGACGAGATGACAAAGGCTACGGCAGATGCGCCGGGATGGAAGGCGGATACGGAGCCGATTACGTTTGACTGGTATTTGAACTTTTCCTGGTTCCCGAACAAGTGGGGCACGGATGAGACCTCGAGGTATGTTACGCAGAAAACCGGGGTCAGCGTCAATTTTATCGTACCGGCAGGGAATGAAAATGAGAAGCTTAATACAATGCTGGCCTCGGGCAAGCTGCCTGATTTTGTGACGCTCGGTTGGGGAGAGGATGCAGTCAAAAAAATGATCGAGGGCAAAATGGTGCTTCCACTCAACAAGCTGGCTGAGAAATACGATCCGTATTTGATTAAAATGGCTGACCCGGCGAAAATGTCCTGGTATCAGCAACCGGACGGAAATGTATACGGCTATCCCAACGCTTCCTCTTCACCGCAGGATTATCAAAAATACGGGCAAAATTTTGTTTCTAACCAGACGTTTATGGTGCGGAAGGACATGTATGAGGCGATTGGTAAGCCGGATATGAGAACACCGGAAGGATTTTTGAAAGCGCTTCAAAAAGCGAAAGAGAAATTTCCTGATGTGAACGGTCAGCCGCTGATCCCGATCGGGTTTCACGAATTTACGGACAACGGGAATTACTCTTTTGAAGACTATTTACTCAATTTTCTAGCCATTCCTCATGAAAAGGACGGAAAGCTGTACGACCGCCGTTCAGACGAAGAATATATTCGGTGGCTCAAAACCTTCCGTCAAGCGAATGAGCAGGGGCTGATCGCCAAGGATGTATTTATCGACAAGCGTCCGCAAATGGAGGAAAAGGTAGCACAGGGCCGGTATTTTGCTATGCTGTATCAGCGCTCCGACTTTGCTGGACAACAGGCTACATTGTATGCGAAGGACCCGAACTCCGTCTATATCGCGGTCGATGGGCCTTCGAACAGCAAGCTGGATCCGCCTGCGCTGGCTGGACCGGGTATTTCTGGCTGGACGGTAACGCTCATTTCCAAGGATGTCAAAGACAAGGAGCGTGCTATTGAATTCCTGACCTACCTGATTAGCGAGGAAGGGAACCGTGACCTGTACCTCGGGGAGCAGGGGAAGCTGTGGGAGACGGTTAACGGTAAGCCAGCCTTCAAGCCGGAGGTGCTGGAGCAGATGAACAAGGACCGCGCTGCTTTTGATAAAAAATATGGTGCTGCCTTCACCTTCTGGATGCTGATGAACACGAATATGAATTTGCAGTGGGCGCCGCCCAGCGTGGATCCATACAAGCAGCCGGAGGATTGGACGAAGGGCAAGACAAAAGGCTTCTCCCAATACGACAACATCAAACCGACCGGAACATCGGCAGAGGGCATTGCGTCAGGACGGATAGACCAAATCTGGGGCAAGGCATTGCCAAAGCTGCTGCTGGCTTCCTCGGATGAAGAATTCGACCAATTGTTTGCCCGCTTTTTGGAAGATCGCAGAAAAGCCGGATATGACAAGGTCATGGCTTATCAGCAAAAGGCCTATGAAGAAAACCTCAAGAAAATAGAGCAGTTCACCAAATGATCTGATTTATTGAACCTAAGGATGTGATTTCATGCCAAGCCGCAGACTTCCACGAATAAAAAGACCGCTGCTCCGCGAAGTATGGCGGTGGCTGACGGATACGGCGGATCGGCTTGGTGGCTGCTCTCTTCAAGTCAAGCTCATTGTCGCATATATCGCCGTTATTTTAATCCCGGTTGTATTATTCTCGCTATATACCTTTCACCAGCTATACGAGAACACCATGCAAGAGATTACCGCCCAAAATCAGTATGTGCTGGATACAGAGCTGGCCCATATTCACAGCAATATGGAAATTATGGAGCGAACCGCACAGCTTGCGATTTCAGATCGCAACGTACTCCGTTATTTGACTGAGGAACGTGAAATGAGCAGTGATGAGCTGGTGCAATTCAACATGAACGTGTTTCCGAATTTGCAGCATTTGCTGTACAGCAATCCCAATGTGGCGAATATTCGGCTGTATACGAGCAATCCACACGTACGCGAAATATGGCCGATGATTTTCAACGAGTCACGATTACCTATGGTTTCCTGGCTGAAAACGGCTCAACATCAGCAAGGAAAAATCTGGTGGGAAATGTATCAGGGACCGAAAAGCTTGCTTCGAGGGCAAGCACGACAGGAAAGCGAAACGGTGCAGTATATGGCTTTGCTGCGTGAAATTCAGGCTGTAGGAAGTGCTGGAGAAAGACACGCGGGCTTGGTGGAGACGAACATGAGGCTGGAGTTATTTTCGCCCAGAGTATTTGATACTCGGCAAGATAACCGTGCATCGTCACAAATGCTCATATGGGGCGGCAGCGATTCCAGCCCATGGAACAGCGGCAAGCCCATGTCTTTTAACGATATAGCAACAGCCTCCCCTCTATCCGATGCGCTTCCCATACCTGAGTCCAATTTGCGCCATCTGTTTCAGTCCCGCGTTCAGGGACCGGGTGGTGCTTTTGATTTTACTTATGAAAATAAGCCTTATCTCGGTCTGTACGGTTCTATAGAAGGGCTGGACGCTTATCTGCTAAACGTGGTAGCGCTGGACGGTTCGCTGGGTGATCTCCGTCAGAAGCGCAATGCTATGCTGCTTATTATTTGTGTACTGATTTTGTTGATGTCACTTATTTCCTACACCTTGCACGCTTTTATCCTCAAACAGCTTCATACACTGCGGGAATCCATGAAGAAGGTACAGCAAGACGGAGACTTTCAGCTTCGGATTCCCGTGTATGGACGTGGAGAGGTGGCGGAGCTGGCCCTGTATTTCCGCAGTCTGCTGAGTCAGATTAACGGGCTTATTGCTGAGGCAGTACACAAGCAGGCTGCTGCTCAGGAGGCTGAATTGCAAGCACTCAAGCATCAAATTGATTCCCATTTTCTTTATAATACGCTGGAAAATTTAAAAATGATGGCAGAGCTGGAGCGTCAGTATCCGTTGTCGGATGCCTTGACCTCTCTTGGCTCGATGATGCGTTACAATCTCCAATGGTCCGGTCCATATGTTGCGCTGCGGGACGAAATCCGCCATATTCAGCATTATGTGGCTATTATGAACATTCGCCATGACAACCAAATTGGTCTGGAGGTTCATCTGCCGCCAGCGTATATGGAGCAGGAAGTGCTGAAAATGTCGCTACAGCCTGTGGTGGAAAATGCCATCAAGCACGGCTGGAGTGCATTACACAATGAAATGGATGGATGGGAACAGCCTGAACGGACATTCAGCATTACCATAGAAGCCTGCATGATGCAGGAACGATTTGAGCTGCGCATTCGGGATAATGGAGCAGGGATACTCGAGGAGAGAAGACAAGACATTATGTCAGGTCTGGGACAAAAAGATATGGATTCTCGTGAGTCGGGAGTGAATGGAGGGATCGGTTTGCGCAATGTGCATCGTCGCCTGAGTATGCATTATGGCGTCGGGTACGGCATCCGACTGGACAGTATCCTCGGACAATCGACGACAGTGACCCTGATTTTGCCCAGACGTCACATGATGAGAGGGGTGGACAATGGCGACTAGACTATTGATTGCGGATGACGAAAAGAACATTCGAATGGGCCTTCAGGCCATGATTGAACGGGAATTTTCCGGCTTATATGAATGTGCACTAGTCAAGGACGGAAGAGAGGCTTGGCAGCATGTACAGCACTATTCACCTGAGCTGGTCATTACGGATATCCGTATGCCTGTCATGGATGGCATTATGCTGATGCAGCATATCCGCGAGCTGGAGCCGGGACGCAGGCCTATGGTGATCATTCTCAGTGGATATGACGAGTTCCAGTATGCAAGAGAAGCGATTCGCTGCGGAGCACGGGAGTATTTGCTCAAGCCGATTGTCAGGGAGGAGCTGTTCGGTGCGCTGGCAACCTTGAACGAGGAATTGGAGCAGCACGCAGGTCAGGACAGACTGGAACAGAGGTACCCTATCATAAACGATAATATTGTCGGAGTGGAGAAGGATAGACGGGCCGGAAGTATGGATGGTGCTAGTGTCACCGCCGATAGAAGCGGTAGTATGACGCGAGCTATCCAATACATCCATGCTCATTACAGCGAGGATTTGAATATGGCGGTAGTATCCAATTCGGTATCGTTGAATTACACGTATTTTAGTCAGGCGTTCAAAGCCTATACAGGCATGAGCTTTGTTCAATATGTAAAAAAATTGCGCATTGCAGAGGCTAAGAAACTGCTGGTGTGTCAAGGCGGCAAGATTTATGAAATTGCGGCTGCCGTAGGCTTTGACAATGCAAAGCATTTTAACAAGGTATTTCGTGAGCTGGAAGGGACGACGCCGCAGCAGTTTCGAGTGAGGAAGCTTACGGGTAATTAGAAGTAAGGATGCGGAAAACTTCACTGCCTTTTTACCCTTATCCTGATATAATAAAAATAAGTATAACCATGCCTTCAAACAGAGTTTTTTACACGAATCAGATGAATCGCCGGACGGAAGGGGAGAGCATATGGTTATTTATGAAACGGACCAAGCTTATATGATGACGACGCAGCATGACCATGCCCATATTTCAGGGGAGCTGGCTTCACAGTGGGAAGAAAGTGCCTTTAAGAATCGTCGGCACAAGCAGGATTTTGTATATGCAGCTCGGGAGCATGACCGGGGGTGGATTGAGTTGGACGCCGCTCCTTTTTGGAATGATCAGATACCTGCACCCTATACATTTATTGATTTTCCACTCCATCCACGTTTTGTGTTCTATCGTCTAGGGATTGATGAAGTCGAGCAAGTGAATTCCTATGCCGCGCTGCTATGCAGCCTGATGTACAAGGAGCTAGTCGGACGGACTGAGCATAAGGATGCTCAGGACAAGCAAGTGGCGTGTGCTTATCTGGAGGCAGAGGAGCAGCGTCGGCACAGGCTCAAGCAGGAGATGTCATTTGGTGTAACCTTTGACCATCAAGTGCGGACGGATGTACGCAGAATGTTGTTCTGCGACGAATTGAGTCTGTTTTTGTGTAGTCGGGAGCCGGGTACACCTACTGCGGATTATGAATGGTTCGCTGACGGCTTAACCTTTCCGGCGGTTTGCCATAAATGCGGGAGGGTCCGGGCTGAGTGGCTGTCGGATCAGGCTGTGGGCCTTTCCTATTTCCCTTTTACTGGAAAGGTGAGAATAACCCATACCTTCAAAAAGGTAGATAAAGAGCAAATTCGTACAACAGGACTTTTACAGGCCTATCGTTCCTCCAAATGGATGCATCGAACCTTTACCGTCGAACATATTTTGGAAGTAGAAGAACATCAGGAGAATGTCTGACCGTCTTCAAATACTGCTTCGAACGGGCATTGTGTTCGTGGATGCAGAGGAAGCCAGAGCAGAGCCCCCCTGAATGACTATTCAGAGAGGCTCTCTTTTTTCTTGGATTAAAGCTTTACCATTTTGTAGATGTTCTCGCGCGGTTGATCAAGGTCTGTGCCTTGTTCAATACCTTATTGCGCGCCCCTTTATTTTTCATCAGATACGCAACACCTATTCCCAATGCCGCTATGACCCATTTTTTATTCTTCATGATTCATGCCTCCTTATGCTCATGTTGTCATACACAAACGATTTAAAATCATCCAAAATGTGAAATGATGAACGGGATTTCACGATTTAGTGCTTCATTACGCCCGTTCCGCATAACTATGATTTTACCCTTTCCATCAAATCTTACCCGTTCCTTCGTCCATGAAACGATTACGACTGCCTATTCACGTTTAATGGATATTATCAAGTATCCTGCCGCAATTGCTTCAGATGCACATGACAGGGAGGTCTTTGTTATGAGAAAGAAGGAAGTAGTTGCCATGCTGCTCGCTGGCGGACAAGGCAAAAGACTCAAAGGACTGACCCGTACACTTGCCAAACCGGCTGTATTTTTTGGAGGAACCTACCGCATCATTGATTTTCCCCTCAGCAATTGCACTCATTCCGGCATTGATACCGTAGGCGTGCTAACCCAATATGAACCGCTGGTGCTTCATTCCTACATCGGCGTAGGCAGCGACTGGGATTTGGACCGCCTGGATGGGGGAGTTTTTGTTTTGCCTCCCCACGAGAAGGAGAATGGAAACAACTGGTATCGAGGTACGGCGGATGCTATTTATCGGAATCTGCATTTTTTGGATCAGTATGACCCGGAGCATGTACTCATTTTGTCAGGAGATCACATTTATAAAATGGATTACAGTCGCATGCTCGACTATCACAAGGAAAAGGGAGCAGATTGCACCATTTCCGTCATCGACGTCACGATTCAGGAAGCCAAAAGATTCGGGATTCTGAACGTCGATGATGATTTGAAAATTTACGACTTTGAGGAGAAGCCGGAGCAGCCGAAAAGCACGCTGGCCTCCATGGGCATTTATTTGTTCAAATGGGAGGTGTTGCGCCGATATCTGCTGGAGAGCGCGAGTGATTCTGAATCCTCGCATGATTTTGGCAAGGATATCATTCCGTTGCTGCTCCAGCATGGGCGGTCGCTGTATGCGTATCCGTTTGCTGGGTACTGGAAGGATGTAGGCACCATTCAGAGCTTGTGGGAGTCCAACATGGATCTGCTGGCTCAGGACCCGCCGCTGGATCTGAATGACTCTTTCTGGCGTATCTATACCCGTAGCCCTAATCAACCGGCTCAGTATATCACCCAACGGGCGATTCTGAAAAACAGCATCGTGAATGAAGGCTGCGTGGTGGATGGGGAGGTCAGGCATTCTGTGCTATTTTATGGAGTTGAGGTAGGTAAGGGGAGTGTTATTACTGATTCTGTCATTATGCCGAACGTCAAAATTGGCCGCAATGTTCGTATTCACCGGGCCATTGTGAGCGAAAACATAATCATTGAAGACAACACGGTCATCGGATCTGAGGGCAGCTCGGATGAAATTATTTTGTTCGATCAGGAAAGCCAGCTTCATGCACGAATATAACCCGGATAAGGACGGTGTCCGCTATGAGCCGACTCATTGGAGTCATCAACCTGGATCACGAACTGGATCAGTTGAAGGAATTGACCTATTTCCGGTGCGGGGCCGCAGTACCCTTTGCCAGTCGATATCGGCTCATTGATTTTACCTTATCCAACATGATGCATGCAGGGGTGCATGATATTGCACTGTTCATCCGTCGCAAATACCGTTCGCTGCTGGATCATCTGGGTGAAGGTCGGCCTTGGGATTTGGACCGCAGACGGGGCGGGCTGTTTATTTTGCCACCAGACTGGAATGATCCGACGGATGCATCTCTTGGAGATTTGCAGCATGTACACAACAATCTGGATTTTTTTCATCGCTCATCAGGTCAGACGATTGTTCACGCCGGAACCCAGCATGTCAACAAGGTTGATATTGAGGATGTATACCGTTACCACCGGGAGAAGAACGCGGACGTCACTCTTGTGTACAAACAAATAGAACAGCTCGAATCTGAGCACGCTCCCTGTGTTCGGCTGGAGATTGATGAGGACGGACGGGTGACGGGCATTCATCAGGAGCAGGATCATCATAATATTTATCTGGAAATTTTCGTCATGGACAAAAGCCTGTATCTTGATCAGGTGAAGCATTGCATTGCTCATCAGGATAACCATTTTTTTCGGGATGCCATTCAGAAAAATCCAAGCGGTCTGCGCATTTATGCATATCCCTATGAAGGCTATCATGCCGTGATTAATTCCATTGAGAGTTACTATAAAAACAGCATGAAGCTGCTGGATCAGCAGCAGTATCAAGCACTGTTCCAGAATCAGCCGGTGCATACGAAAATCAAATATGAAGCTCCGACCCGATACACAGACACTGCTGAGGTGGATCATTCGCTTATTGCCAATGGCTGCACGATTGGGGGCAAGGTGGAAAACAGCATCCTTTTTCGCGGGGTGCGGGTGGAGGAAGGTGCACGTGTAAGCAACTCGATCATTATGCAAAAATGTGTCATCCGTAAAGGCGCAGTGGTGGAAAATGTGATTTTGGATAAGGATGTGCAGCTTTCACCGGATCGTACCTTGATTGGAGACGCCAGAGTTCCCTATGTCATTGCCAAAAATAGCGTGATTTAAAAGTATGATTTAGCATTTAAAACGGAAATAACAGGAGGTCACACCTTTGTTCAGCAATAAAGAAGCATTTAAGCAGGCTTTTCGAGAGCAACTGGTCGGAAGGCTGGGCAAGCCGATGCAGGAAGCTCAGGCGGAAGACGTATACAAGGTTTTGGGCGGTATGATCCGCGAACAAGTCGGCAAAAATTGGGCGGAAACGAACCAAGCCTATAAAGAAGGACAAGAGAAGCAGGTCTATTACTTTTCACTGGAATTTTTGATAGGCCGTCTGCTGGGCAGCAATTTGTTGAATTTGGGCGTGGTGGATATGGTCCGGCAGGCGCTAGGAGAGCTGGGCTGGGATCTGGAAGAGATTGAAGAACAGGAGGCAGACGCGGGGCTGGGCAATGGCGGTCTCGGCCGTCTGGCAGCTTGCTTCATGGATTCGCTGGCGTCCCTTGGCTATGCTGGACATGGCTGCGGCATCCGTTACAAGTATGGTCTGTTCGAGCAGCGTATTGTGGACGGAAACCAGGTGGAGCTGCCTGATTACTGGCTGCAAAAAGGAAATGTTTGGGAGGAACGCCGTCCTGACAAGAAGGTCGAGGTTCAGTTCTGGGGACATGTGGAAACTCGGGAGGAGGATGGTCGTCTTGTTTTCGAGACACAAGATGCCGAAACGGTCTGGGCCGTTCCGTACGATATTCCACTGGTGGGCTACGGACATGCGCAGGTGAATACATTGCGGATCTGGAGCGCGGAATCAGCGCTCGATCCTGTTCGAGGGCCGATTCGAGGCGAGGGCGGTTACTATCGCTTTCTCGACTATAATCGCTCGGTGGAATCCATTTCGGCGTTCCTGTACCCGGATGATTCGAATTATGAGGGCAAGCTGCTTCGCTTGAAGCAGCAGTATTTCCTCTGCTCGGCAGGCTTGCAAAGTATTTTGCGGACGTTTGAGAAGCTTCGGTTGCCATACAGCCAGTTGCCTGACAAAATAGCGCTGCATATTAATGATACACATCCGACGCTCGTTATACCGGAGCTTATGCGTATTTTGATGGACGTGAAGGGCTTGGGCTGGGACGAAGCGTGGGATATTACGACGCGGACGGTCTCGTATACGAATCACACGATATTGAGCGAGGCGCTGGAGCAATGGCCTGTCAACATGGTGCGGGAGCTGCTTCCGCGTGTTTCCCTGATCATTGAAGAAATGAACAAGCGCTATTGTGCCATGCTGCTGGAGCGTTATCCGGGTCAGGACATTAAAATTGGCGAAATGGCAATTATTCATGGTGAACAAATTCGTATGGCCCATTTGGCGATTGTTGGCAGCTACAGCGTCAACGGGGTGGCTGCGCTGCACACGCAAATTTTGAAGGAACGGGAAATGAAGCCGTTCCACGAGCTGTACCCCGGCCGTTTTAACAATAAAACGAACGGGATTGCCCATCGCCGCTGGCTCATGCACGCGAATCCCGAGCTGGCAAGCTTGTATGATGAAACGATAGGCACACGCTGGAGAACTCGTCCACGCGAGTTGATCGACCTGCTTCGTTACAGCGGGGACGAGCCGTTCAAGGAACGGATACAGGCGATTAAGCGAAATAATAAAGTCAGGCTCGCGGAGCAGGTTTTTGCTAAACAGAGCGTGCGACTGGATACGTCCTCGATTTTTGATGTACAGGTCAAACGACTGCATGGATATAAGCGGCAACTGCTTAATATTTTGCATGTGATGCACGTATACAATCAGCTCAAACATAATCCTTCCCTGGATGTGGTGCCACGTACGTTTATTTTTGGAGCTAAAGCTGCTCCCGGCTATTATCTTGCCAAGCTGACGATTAAGCTTATTAACAACGTAGCGGACACGATCAATCGGGATGTGGATGTCAGGGACAAGCTGAAAGTCGTTTTTCTGGAAAATTACTCGGTTTCACTGGCCGAGCTGATTATTCCTGCGGCTGATGTCAGCGAGCAAATTTCCACGGCAGGCAAGGAAGCTTCAGGCACCGGAAATATGAAATTTATGATGAATGGTGCACTCACCCTGGGTACGCTGGACGGAGCCAATGTAGAAATGCATGAAATGGTGGGCGATGACAATATGTTCATTTTCGGACTGAAGGTGGATCAGATCGAGGCGTATTACCGGGACGGGCAGTATTCAGCGCGCAAAACAGCCAACAGCGACGAACGGCTGCGTGAAGTGCTGGATCAACTGGTGAATGATGCTCCTTTTACGCGGCATGAACGGGAATTTGAGGCTATTTATCAATCCCTGATTGATCACAATGACGAATACTTTGTGCTCAAGGATTTTGCGGCGTATGTAGATACTCAGGTGCATATCGAGCAGGTGTACCGAAATCCGTCTGAGTGGACGCGGCGTGCTATTGTAAACATGTCACATGCTGGCAAGTTTTCCAGTGATTGCACAATTCAGCAGTACGCGGCCGATATTTGGAACATTGTACCTCTCCAAAACGATGTCAACAAGCGAATCTTGTCCTAATACGGCGAAACAGGCGGAATGACATTGCTTTTCGAACGCTGAGGGTTATAATGACAGTATAGACATAAGTAAGGATGGGTAGCTGTATAACCTCATTCCTGAACTTGAATTGTACTGCTGAAGGAGTCCTCCTATTGATAAAGCTCAATCCGAACAGGCTCAAACCTAACCAATCAAAGAAGAAATATAATATGTTTCAAAATATATGGCGGGCGATTCGTCTGAATTTCATCAAGCTACTGCGTGCGCCGGGTGGAGTGAAGAAAATCTCTCTGGGCTTTGCCATTGGCTTCGCTTTGGAGATGATTGTTATCTCCACGGCTTCGCTGGTATATCTCGTGTTTTACCCGGTTGTCCGGCTGTCTGGTGGCTCGTTGCCTGCGGCAATTGTGGGCAACGTTGTAGGTAAGCTGACCTTTTTGCCGATTGTGCTGATGCCGTTCGCCAAGCAATTGGGAGCTTGGATTTATCCGTCCCATTACCCGGTACATGTACGGGGAGGCAGGCTCCATGAACATTCCTTTATGGAACTGTTTCATGGTAATTGGGCTGTATTTAGAGACTTGC from Paenibacillus sp. FSL R10-2782 includes the following:
- a CDS encoding DUF2062 domain-containing protein, whose amino-acid sequence is MFQNIWRAIRLNFIKLLRAPGGVKKISLGFAIGFALEMIVISTASLVYLVFYPVVRLSGGSLPAAIVGNVVGKLTFLPIVLMPFAKQLGAWIYPSHYPVHVRGGRLHEHSFMELFHGNWAVFRDLLHGGLHILIGMSIFGVVLGVISYFVIQVLYNRSLHKRLEKRKLRHGAAFSAARLLKNG
- a CDS encoding glycogen/starch/alpha-glucan phosphorylase — its product is MFSNKEAFKQAFREQLVGRLGKPMQEAQAEDVYKVLGGMIREQVGKNWAETNQAYKEGQEKQVYYFSLEFLIGRLLGSNLLNLGVVDMVRQALGELGWDLEEIEEQEADAGLGNGGLGRLAACFMDSLASLGYAGHGCGIRYKYGLFEQRIVDGNQVELPDYWLQKGNVWEERRPDKKVEVQFWGHVETREEDGRLVFETQDAETVWAVPYDIPLVGYGHAQVNTLRIWSAESALDPVRGPIRGEGGYYRFLDYNRSVESISAFLYPDDSNYEGKLLRLKQQYFLCSAGLQSILRTFEKLRLPYSQLPDKIALHINDTHPTLVIPELMRILMDVKGLGWDEAWDITTRTVSYTNHTILSEALEQWPVNMVRELLPRVSLIIEEMNKRYCAMLLERYPGQDIKIGEMAIIHGEQIRMAHLAIVGSYSVNGVAALHTQILKEREMKPFHELYPGRFNNKTNGIAHRRWLMHANPELASLYDETIGTRWRTRPRELIDLLRYSGDEPFKERIQAIKRNNKVRLAEQVFAKQSVRLDTSSIFDVQVKRLHGYKRQLLNILHVMHVYNQLKHNPSLDVVPRTFIFGAKAAPGYYLAKLTIKLINNVADTINRDVDVRDKLKVVFLENYSVSLAELIIPAADVSEQISTAGKEASGTGNMKFMMNGALTLGTLDGANVEMHEMVGDDNMFIFGLKVDQIEAYYRDGQYSARKTANSDERLREVLDQLVNDAPFTRHEREFEAIYQSLIDHNDEYFVLKDFAAYVDTQVHIEQVYRNPSEWTRRAIVNMSHAGKFSSDCTIQQYAADIWNIVPLQNDVNKRILS
- the glgD gene encoding glucose-1-phosphate adenylyltransferase subunit GlgD; translated protein: MSRLIGVINLDHELDQLKELTYFRCGAAVPFASRYRLIDFTLSNMMHAGVHDIALFIRRKYRSLLDHLGEGRPWDLDRRRGGLFILPPDWNDPTDASLGDLQHVHNNLDFFHRSSGQTIVHAGTQHVNKVDIEDVYRYHREKNADVTLVYKQIEQLESEHAPCVRLEIDEDGRVTGIHQEQDHHNIYLEIFVMDKSLYLDQVKHCIAHQDNHFFRDAIQKNPSGLRIYAYPYEGYHAVINSIESYYKNSMKLLDQQQYQALFQNQPVHTKIKYEAPTRYTDTAEVDHSLIANGCTIGGKVENSILFRGVRVEEGARVSNSIIMQKCVIRKGAVVENVILDKDVQLSPDRTLIGDARVPYVIAKNSVI